A single genomic interval of Lathyrus oleraceus cultivar Zhongwan6 chromosome 7, CAAS_Psat_ZW6_1.0, whole genome shotgun sequence harbors:
- the LOC127104069 gene encoding uncharacterized protein LOC127104069, giving the protein MLMQLDADDTNEIEEISRIRSEKRLDEISSMAIKRTKGPLDLVFKKTKDTSLNDDCDKEARARTIQYTTRFVYTCGITFNVENAKAFKLMLEAVESYGPHLKPPSFHELRVPLLQKELEYTKGFLKNHKVQKNKYGCSIMSDGWTDRKDRDKLAELLDTFVEEMGEKNVIQLIIDNGRNHVAADKVLTSKRPNMFWNPCAAHCINLMLEDIRKIPKVDKVIKNGVKVVGYIYNHTYVLNLMSKFIDNVEFVKNEVTRLQELKSKLREMFTCDEWVSSKCAKDAKGKRATSIILMTLFWSDVMYTLKVMPPLVNVLRMVDNERKPTMGYIYVVMGIHSKKRNKLEHQRLQDLVFIMYNQTLIERFDIRDKTDPMEFGEVNYHTQWLVEYMGEIG; this is encoded by the exons ATGTTGATGCAGTTAGATGCGGATGACACAAATGAAATTGAGGAAATAAGTCGAATTCGAAGTGAAAAGAGGCTTGATGAGATATCTTCAATGGCTATTAAGAGGACTAAAGGACCATTGGATTTAGTCTTTAAGAAGACTAAGGACACAAGCCTTAATGATGATTGTGATAAAGAAGCGAGGGCAAGAACCATACAATATACTACTCGCTTTGTTTATACATGTGGAATTACTTTTAACGTGGAAAATGCAAAAGCCTTTAAGTTGATGTTGGAAGCCGTTGAAAGCTATGGTCCTCATTTGAAACCGCCAAGTTTTCATGAACTTAGGGTTCCACTGCTTCAAAAGGAGTTGGAATATACAAAAGGTTTTTTGAAGAATCACAAGGTTCAAAAGAATAAATATGGATGTTCAATTATGTCAGATGGTTGGACGGATAGAAAAG ACAGGGATAAGCTAGCTGAGTTGTTGGACACTTTTGTTGAGGAAATGGGTGAAAAAAATGTTATTCAATTGATTATTGACAATGGGCGTAATCATGTAGCAGCGGATAAAGTATTAACTTCCAAAAGGCCAAACATGTTTTGGAATCCATGTGCAGCCCACTGTATAAACCTTATGTTAGAAGACATACGAAAAATTCCAAAGGTTGATAAGGTTATAAAAAATGGAGTTAAGGTTGTGGGTTACATTTATAACCACACATATGTTTTGAATCTAATGAGTAAGTTTATCGACAATGTTGAATTTGTTAAAAATGAAGTGACAAG GTTGCAAGAACTAAAAAGTAAGCTTAGAGAGATGTTCACTTGTGATGAATGGGTGAGTTCCAAGTGTGCCAAGGATGCTAAAGGAAAAAGGGCAACTAGTATTATACTTATGACATTATTTTGGAGTGATGTTATGTACACTCTTAAGGTCATGCCGCCTCTTGTAAATGTGCTAAGAATGGTTGATAATGAAAGAAAGCCCACAATGGGTTACATATATGTCGTAATGGGG ATTCATTCCAAGAAGCGAAATAAGTTGGAGCATCAAAGGTTGCAAGACTTGGTTTTCATCATGTATAACCAAACATTGATTGAAAGATTTGATATTCGGGACAAGACTGATCCTATGGAATTTGGTGAAGTTAATTATCACACTCAATGGTTGGTGGAATATATGGGAGAGATAGGATAA